A window of the Balaenoptera acutorostrata chromosome 13, mBalAcu1.1, whole genome shotgun sequence genome harbors these coding sequences:
- the SDS gene encoding L-serine dehydratase/L-threonine deaminase isoform X2 translates to MMSGEPLHVKTPVRDSMTLSKVAGTTVYLKMDSAQPSGSFKIRGIGHLCKTWAERGCEHFVCSSGNAGMAAAYAARKLGIPATIVVPSTTPALTIQRLKNEGAMVKVVGETLDEAVRVAKALPKNNSGWIYVPPFDDPLIWEGHSSIVKELKETMSTKPGAIVLAVGGGGLLCGVAQGLVEVGWGDVPIITMETIGANSFHASTKAGKLVTLPQITSVAKALGVTTVTAQAMKVFQEHPIFSEVVSDQEAVAAVEKFVDDEKILVEPACGAALAAIYSNVVQKLQGEGKLCTPLSSLVVIVCGGSNISLAQLPALKKQLGMKSGLPQ, encoded by the exons ATGATGTCAGGCGAACCCCTGCACGTGAAGACCCCCGTCCGTGACAGCATGACCCTGTCCAAAGTGGCTGGCACCACCGTCTATCTCAAGATGGACAGTGCCCAGCCCTCCGGCTCCTTCAAGATCCGGGGCATCGGACACCTCTGCAAGACG TGGGCTGAGCGAGGCTGTGAACATTTTGTCTGTTCCTCGG GCAACGCAGGCATGGCAGCTGCCTATGCGGCCAGGAAGCTGGGCATCCCCGCCACGATCGTCGTGCCCAGCACCACGCCTGCCCTCACCATCCAGCGGCTCAAGAATGAGGGCGCCATGGTCAAGGTGGTGGGTGAG ACATTGGATGAGGCTGTCAGGGTGGCCAAGGCCCTGCCAAAAAACAACTCAGGCTGGATCTACGTCCCTCCCTTTGACGACCCCCTCATCTG ggaagGCCACTCTTCTATCGTGAAGGAGCTGAAGGAGACGATGAGCACAAAGCCGGGGGCCATCGTGCTGGCGGTGGGGGGTGGAGGCCTGCTGTGCGGAGTGGCCCAGGGGCTGGTGGAGGTGGGCTGGGGGGACGTGCCCATCATCACCATGGAGACCATCGGAGCCAACAGCTTCCACGCTTCCACCAAGGCCGGCAAGCTTGTCACCCTGCCCCAGATTACCAG TGTTGCCAAAGCCCTGGGTGTGACCACTGTGACAGCACAGGCTATGAAGGTGTTTCAGGAACACCCCATTTTCTCTGAAGTTGTCTCGGACCAGGAGGCTGTGGCCGCTGTTGAGAAGTTTGTGG ATGACGAGAAGATCCTGGTGGAGCCCGCCTGTGGGGCAGCCCTGGCTGCCATCTACAGCAACGTGGTTCAGAAGCTGCAAGGAGAGGGGAAGCTCTGCACCCCACTGTCCTCCCTCGTGGTCATCGTTTGTGGGGGCAGCAACATCAGCCTGGCCCAGCTGCCGGCGCTCAAGAAACAGCTGGGCATGAAGAGCGGGCTGCCCCAGTGA
- the SDS gene encoding L-serine dehydratase/L-threonine deaminase isoform X1: MMSGEPLHVKTPVRDSMTLSKVAGTTVYLKMDSAQPSGSFKIRGIGHLCKTWAERGCEHFVCSSAGNAGMAAAYAARKLGIPATIVVPSTTPALTIQRLKNEGAMVKVVGETLDEAVRVAKALPKNNSGWIYVPPFDDPLIWEGHSSIVKELKETMSTKPGAIVLAVGGGGLLCGVAQGLVEVGWGDVPIITMETIGANSFHASTKAGKLVTLPQITSVAKALGVTTVTAQAMKVFQEHPIFSEVVSDQEAVAAVEKFVDDEKILVEPACGAALAAIYSNVVQKLQGEGKLCTPLSSLVVIVCGGSNISLAQLPALKKQLGMKSGLPQ; encoded by the exons ATGATGTCAGGCGAACCCCTGCACGTGAAGACCCCCGTCCGTGACAGCATGACCCTGTCCAAAGTGGCTGGCACCACCGTCTATCTCAAGATGGACAGTGCCCAGCCCTCCGGCTCCTTCAAGATCCGGGGCATCGGACACCTCTGCAAGACG TGGGCTGAGCGAGGCTGTGAACATTTTGTCTGTTCCTCGG CAGGCAACGCAGGCATGGCAGCTGCCTATGCGGCCAGGAAGCTGGGCATCCCCGCCACGATCGTCGTGCCCAGCACCACGCCTGCCCTCACCATCCAGCGGCTCAAGAATGAGGGCGCCATGGTCAAGGTGGTGGGTGAG ACATTGGATGAGGCTGTCAGGGTGGCCAAGGCCCTGCCAAAAAACAACTCAGGCTGGATCTACGTCCCTCCCTTTGACGACCCCCTCATCTG ggaagGCCACTCTTCTATCGTGAAGGAGCTGAAGGAGACGATGAGCACAAAGCCGGGGGCCATCGTGCTGGCGGTGGGGGGTGGAGGCCTGCTGTGCGGAGTGGCCCAGGGGCTGGTGGAGGTGGGCTGGGGGGACGTGCCCATCATCACCATGGAGACCATCGGAGCCAACAGCTTCCACGCTTCCACCAAGGCCGGCAAGCTTGTCACCCTGCCCCAGATTACCAG TGTTGCCAAAGCCCTGGGTGTGACCACTGTGACAGCACAGGCTATGAAGGTGTTTCAGGAACACCCCATTTTCTCTGAAGTTGTCTCGGACCAGGAGGCTGTGGCCGCTGTTGAGAAGTTTGTGG ATGACGAGAAGATCCTGGTGGAGCCCGCCTGTGGGGCAGCCCTGGCTGCCATCTACAGCAACGTGGTTCAGAAGCTGCAAGGAGAGGGGAAGCTCTGCACCCCACTGTCCTCCCTCGTGGTCATCGTTTGTGGGGGCAGCAACATCAGCCTGGCCCAGCTGCCGGCGCTCAAGAAACAGCTGGGCATGAAGAGCGGGCTGCCCCAGTGA